A section of the Carya illinoinensis cultivar Pawnee chromosome 12, C.illinoinensisPawnee_v1, whole genome shotgun sequence genome encodes:
- the LOC122289156 gene encoding protein P21-like encodes MFVSKNLSTFCFLYALSFSLAHAATFVITNNCPYTVWVGAAPGGGMQLNPRGTWTLNVRAGTTGGRIWPRTGCSFNRAGRGRCQTGDCGGLLQCQGYGAPPNTLAEYALNQWNNLDFFDISLVDGFNVPMEFSPTSNGCTRGIRCIADINGQCPNELRASGGCNNPCTVFKNDQYCCNSGNCGPTNYSRFFKDRCPDAYSYPKDDQTSTFTCNGGTNYKVVFCP; translated from the coding sequence ATGTTTGTCTCCAAAAACTTGTCCACTTTTTGCTTCCTTTACGCTCTTTCCTTTTCCCTTGCCCATGCAGCTACATTTGTTATAACAAACAATTGTCCCTACACGGTTTGGGTTGGGGCTGCACCCGGTGGTGGCATGCAGCTCAACCCACGAGGTACTTGGACCCTTAATGTTCGCGCAGGCACCACAGGGGGTCGCATCTGGCCACGAACTGGGTGCAGTTTCAATAGAGCTGGGCGCGGCAGATGCCAAACCGGTGATTGCGGGGGGCTTCTCCAATGCCAAGGCTATGGTGCACCCCCAAACACCCTAGCAGAATACGCACTTAACCAATGGAACAACTTGGATTTCTTTGATATCTCTCTTGTGGACGGGTTTAATGTTCCCATGGAATTTAGTCCCACCTCGAATGGGTGCACCCGTGGGATAAGATGTATTGCCGATATCAATGGGCAGTGCCCCAATGAGTTGAGGGCTTCCGGTGGATGTAACAATCCATGCACTGTATTCAAGAATGATCAATACTGTTGTAATTCTGGGAATTGCGGACCCACAAACTATTCCAGATTTTTCAAGGATCGTTGCCCTGATGCTTACAGTTACCCTAAGGATGATCAAACCAGCACATTTACATGCAACGGTGGGACTAACTACAAGGTTGTGTTCTGCCCTTGA
- the LOC122288950 gene encoding protein P21-like: protein MILIFKNVFSTLCFLYALCFSLAHAARFVITNNCPYTVWAGAVPGGGMRLNPRGGIWNLDVSAGTKGARIWPRTGCSFDGAGRGRCQTGDCGGLLRCQAYGVPPNTLAEYALNQFNNLDFFDISLVDGFNVPMEFSPTSNGCTRGIRCTADINGQCPNELKAPGGCNNPCTVFKTDQYCCNSGSCGPTNYSRFFKTRCPDAYSYPKDDQTSTFTCNGGTNYKVTFCP from the coding sequence ATGATTCTGATCTTCAAAAACGTCTTTTCCACTCTCTGCTTCCTTTACGCTCTTTGTTTTTCCCTTGCCCATGCAGCTAGATTTGTCATAACAAACAATTGTCCCTACACGGTTTGGGCTGGGGCTGTACCCGGTGGTGGCATGCGGCTCAACCCAAGGGGTGGAATTTGGAACCTTGATGTTAGTGCAGGCACCAAAGGGGCTCGCATCTGGCCACGAACCGGGTGCAGTTTTGATGGAGCTGGGCGTGGCAGATGCCAAACAGGTGATTGCGGGGGGCTTCTCCGATGCCAAGCCTATGGTGTACCTCCAAACACCCTAGCAGAATACGCACTAAACCAGTTTAACAACTTGGATTTCTTTGATATTTCTCTTGTTGACGGGTTTAATGTTCCCATGGAATTTAGTCCCACCTCTAATGGGTGCACTCGTGGGATAAGATGTACTGCTGATATCAACGGACAATGTCCCAATGAGTTGAAGGCTCCCGGTGGATGTAACAATCCATGCACTGTATTCAAAACCGATCAATATTGTTGCAATTCTGGGAGTTGCGGGCCTACAAACTATTCCAGATTTTTCAAGACTCGTTGTCCTGATGCTTATAGTTACCCTAAGGATGACCAAACCAGCACATTTACATGCAATGGTGGGACTAACTACAAGGTTACCTTCTGCCCTTGA